From Enterococcus wangshanyuanii, the proteins below share one genomic window:
- a CDS encoding lysozyme: protein MANENMKISQDGRNLIKKWEGLRLTAYQDSVGVWTIGYGHTKGVYAGMTITENQANAFLDEDIKSHAAGIFNYVTVQLTQGQFDALVSFHFNLGPAILAGSQLLVYLNSRQWQAAANEMKKYVYAGGQILQGLVNRRNDEVALFLKEGGVIEPSKDMLGDTPCFFEVEGDPTLYYFDGKGITGIAHPDEKGILNTIYKANYGKDMPTVRRAVGWFSRLRSVSTRPLVK, encoded by the coding sequence ATGGCAAATGAGAATATGAAGATTTCTCAAGATGGTAGAAATTTAATCAAGAAATGGGAAGGTCTCCGGTTAACTGCTTATCAAGATTCCGTAGGAGTCTGGACTATTGGATATGGTCATACTAAAGGGGTTTATGCCGGAATGACGATTACTGAAAATCAGGCGAATGCTTTCTTGGATGAGGATATCAAGTCACATGCGGCTGGAATCTTTAACTATGTGACAGTACAATTAACCCAAGGACAATTTGATGCGCTAGTAAGTTTTCACTTTAATCTGGGACCTGCGATTCTTGCGGGGTCACAATTGCTAGTTTATCTGAACAGTAGACAATGGCAAGCGGCAGCAAATGAAATGAAAAAATATGTTTATGCAGGCGGCCAAATTTTACAAGGTTTGGTCAATCGTAGAAATGATGAAGTTGCTTTATTTTTGAAAGAGGGCGGAGTTATTGAACCAAGCAAAGATATGCTTGGTGATACACCATGCTTTTTTGAAGTAGAAGGGGATCCAACTCTTTATTATTTTGACGGTAAAGGAATTACAGGAATTGCTCATCCAGATGAAAAAGGAATTTTGAATACAATCTATAAAGCAAATTATGGGAAAGATATGCCTACAGTACGTAGAGCTGTCGGTTGGTTCTCAAGATTGCGCAGTGTATCGACTAGACCTTTAGTAA
- a CDS encoding C47 family peptidase translates to MRKILLGLLFSGMLFVGGNVYANEESMLTVKTETVDQALVNYATDNLSFYLKGMIKAEEGEGSLLDYKLSSPFSLLEKRNENNLTLFPITKDGKIEYIFYIKKENEGYSSKLSRMMVDELNSLISQGKGNSVVLVASEDGSIYYEGDTGLSLLWQNPDPEIQGSKENSAGEVLDEYESKDLDMISLNDTIDYVITGSSEVVKDSNSKLAPRSTTVNKFGTSINWKISENQQGNNWCMAYATTMILINKNDARATKVSDVVKWGKKGKNDGFTPEEIIKYANTRGVYPKLLERPTTWTESLKEFRKSNGLLGLWKSQVNTFHAIDLLGTYSENYMGKQMNGYVIWNPWNKYTEIVDASPKQIKYIANSTRTYTWIGTITNW, encoded by the coding sequence ATGAGAAAAATTTTATTAGGGTTACTTTTTAGTGGAATGTTATTTGTTGGTGGAAATGTTTACGCTAATGAAGAAAGTATGTTAACTGTAAAAACAGAAACTGTGGATCAAGCTCTTGTTAATTATGCTACAGATAATCTGTCATTCTATCTAAAAGGAATGATAAAGGCTGAGGAAGGGGAAGGAAGTTTATTAGATTACAAGCTCTCGTCACCATTTTCATTACTTGAAAAAAGGAATGAAAATAATCTAACGCTTTTTCCAATAACAAAAGACGGAAAAATTGAGTATATTTTTTATATAAAGAAAGAAAATGAAGGTTATTCTTCTAAACTTTCAAGAATGATGGTCGATGAATTGAATAGCTTAATTAGTCAGGGAAAAGGTAATTCAGTAGTGCTAGTAGCTTCTGAAGATGGAAGTATTTACTATGAAGGTGATACTGGTTTATCGTTACTATGGCAGAATCCTGACCCAGAAATCCAAGGTTCTAAAGAAAATTCTGCTGGAGAAGTACTAGATGAGTATGAATCAAAGGATTTAGATATGATTTCCTTAAACGATACAATAGACTACGTTATTACGGGAAGCTCGGAAGTGGTGAAAGATTCTAATTCTAAACTAGCTCCAAGATCAACGACAGTAAATAAGTTTGGGACGTCAATAAATTGGAAAATTTCAGAAAATCAACAAGGAAATAACTGGTGTATGGCATACGCCACGACAATGATTTTGATTAATAAAAATGATGCACGGGCGACTAAGGTTTCGGATGTTGTAAAATGGGGAAAAAAAGGTAAGAATGATGGATTTACTCCGGAAGAAATAATCAAATATGCAAATACTCGAGGAGTCTACCCTAAACTTCTTGAAAGACCAACCACATGGACAGAAAGTTTAAAAGAATTCAGAAAGAGTAATGGATTGCTCGGGTTATGGAAGTCACAAGTTAATACATTTCATGCTATTGACTTGTTAGGAACATACTCAGAAAATTATATGGGGAAACAGATGAATGGGTATGTTATTTGGAATCCGTGGAATAAATATACAGAAATAGTTGATGCTTCTCCTAAACAAATAAAATATATAGCGAATTCAACTCGAACATATACTTGGATAGGCACAATAACTAATTGGTAA
- the pgsA gene encoding CDP-diacylglycerol--glycerol-3-phosphate 3-phosphatidyltransferase, giving the protein MNLPNKLTVLRIFMIPIFIIVVSVPMDWGTITFGGASLAITQLVGAVIFAVASITDWLDGKIARSRGLVTNFGKFADPLADKMLVMTAFIVLVAQQKAPAWVVAIIVCRELAVTGLRLLLVEGGEVMAAAWPGKIKTATQMVAIILLLINNIPFTAIGLPVDLIMLYICLIFTIYSGVDYFVKNADVFKGSM; this is encoded by the coding sequence TTGAATTTACCAAATAAATTAACTGTTCTTAGAATTTTTATGATTCCGATTTTTATTATTGTTGTTAGTGTTCCGATGGATTGGGGCACGATCACATTTGGAGGAGCGTCGTTAGCGATCACTCAGCTAGTTGGTGCTGTAATTTTTGCAGTTGCCAGTATCACAGATTGGCTAGATGGGAAAATTGCTCGTTCTCGCGGGCTAGTGACAAACTTTGGTAAGTTTGCAGATCCATTGGCTGATAAGATGTTGGTAATGACAGCTTTTATCGTGCTTGTTGCACAGCAAAAAGCACCAGCATGGGTCGTTGCGATCATTGTTTGTAGAGAGTTAGCAGTTACTGGCTTGCGTCTATTATTGGTTGAAGGCGGCGAGGTAATGGCAGCAGCCTGGCCTGGAAAAATCAAAACAGCGACGCAAATGGTGGCGATCATTCTATTATTGATCAATAATATTCCATTTACAGCTATTGGCTTGCCAGTTGATTTAATCATGCTATACATTTGTTTGATCTTTACGATTTATTCAGGTGTCGATTATTTTGTAAAAAATGCAGATGTTTTTAAGGGATCGATGTAA
- a CDS encoding helix-turn-helix domain-containing protein, giving the protein MASVNIGKKLRDARLQRNMSLDELQQITKTQKRYLIAIEENDFDSMPGTFYVRAFIRQYASAVGLDGNELVEVYDGKTEEEAAESSIHYETLDESRTQMYDEESSFKRFTRSLPAIIFSLIGLAIAVVVFYITWQDRQANPIIQKPDTAIIRESSSDFSSESSQEPVSSTTESSSTTSSSSSEPKEPTVVSFLGESGTTVNMSATNAATPTKLDFSAVTAPCWVGVYIPTAENNDNGYFFQQTVQPGQTQSVEIPEGTTQFTISLGASEYMEFKVDGQAAVFNPNNTGIGPRNINMNLEYAQTQPSSQSSEQVQQTPPA; this is encoded by the coding sequence GTGGCCAGCGTAAATATAGGAAAAAAATTAAGAGATGCAAGGCTTCAGCGCAATATGTCCTTAGACGAGCTGCAGCAAATTACTAAAACACAAAAACGCTATTTGATAGCAATCGAAGAAAACGACTTTGATTCAATGCCGGGTACCTTTTATGTGCGTGCCTTCATTCGCCAGTATGCAAGTGCTGTTGGTTTGGATGGAAATGAATTAGTTGAAGTTTACGATGGGAAAACGGAAGAAGAGGCAGCTGAATCATCGATTCATTATGAGACGCTTGATGAGTCACGTACACAGATGTACGATGAAGAAAGCTCTTTTAAACGCTTTACACGCAGTTTACCAGCAATTATTTTTTCTTTGATCGGTCTAGCAATTGCTGTCGTTGTTTTTTATATTACTTGGCAAGACCGTCAGGCAAATCCGATCATTCAAAAACCGGATACTGCAATAATCAGAGAATCTTCGTCTGATTTTAGCTCAGAATCAAGTCAGGAGCCAGTCTCAAGTACGACAGAATCCTCATCTACGACTAGTTCAAGTTCCTCAGAACCTAAAGAACCGACTGTGGTCAGCTTCTTAGGTGAATCTGGTACAACTGTAAATATGAGTGCGACAAATGCTGCAACGCCGACTAAACTTGATTTTTCTGCAGTTACAGCTCCTTGTTGGGTTGGTGTATATATCCCAACAGCTGAGAATAATGACAATGGCTATTTCTTCCAACAAACAGTTCAGCCCGGTCAAACACAATCTGTAGAGATTCCAGAGGGAACCACTCAGTTTACGATCAGTTTGGGTGCTTCTGAGTACATGGAATTTAAAGTTGATGGGCAAGCCGCTGTATTTAATCCGAATAATACAGGCATTGGACCTAGAAATATCAATATGAATCTTGAGTATGCACAAACACAACCATCGTCACAGTCATCAGAACAAGTGCAACAAACACCGCCAGCATAA
- the yfmH gene encoding EF-P 5-aminopentanol modification-associated protein YfmH: protein MHKKEYPQINEVLYTEVLENGLTVYLLPKQDYNKTYGLFTTNYGSIDNEFVPLGQEEFVKVPDGIAHFLEHKMFEKEDGDVFQQFGRQGASANAFTSFTKTSYLFSTTDQVELNLKTLLDFVQEPYFTEETVEKEKGIIGQEIQMYLDDSNWRLFFGILGNLYPKHPLHIDIAGTVESIDEITAEDLYTCYNTFYHPSNMSLFVVGKMEPEQMMAFIRKNQAEKTFAKAAPIRRHFPQETAEDILKESSIEMPISRSKVIVGLKGLDEVPVEGKALLKYKLTANLLLQLLFGNTSQNYLTLYNEGLLDDSFGYEFSLDRSFHFADFGGDSDYPEQLAERIEEILLTVAQSTELTEENLSLLKKKMIGKYFQSLNSLEYIANQFSQSLYGETTLFDTPEVIESIQLSDITELAEKFIDQKGLSRFYMHPKK, encoded by the coding sequence ATGCATAAAAAAGAATACCCTCAAATCAACGAAGTTCTCTATACAGAAGTATTAGAAAATGGGCTAACAGTCTATCTGCTTCCGAAACAAGACTATAACAAGACCTATGGCTTGTTTACGACAAATTATGGCTCGATCGACAATGAATTTGTACCGCTTGGGCAAGAAGAATTTGTCAAAGTACCTGATGGGATCGCGCATTTTCTGGAACATAAAATGTTTGAAAAAGAAGATGGCGACGTGTTTCAACAATTTGGCCGTCAAGGTGCATCTGCCAATGCCTTTACGAGCTTTACGAAAACCAGCTATCTTTTTTCAACGACAGATCAAGTGGAACTGAACTTGAAGACATTGCTTGATTTTGTCCAAGAGCCTTATTTTACAGAAGAAACAGTCGAAAAAGAAAAAGGCATCATCGGTCAGGAAATCCAAATGTATTTGGATGACTCAAATTGGCGCTTATTTTTCGGTATATTAGGTAACTTATACCCTAAACACCCGCTGCATATCGATATTGCAGGGACTGTTGAAAGCATCGATGAGATTACGGCAGAAGATCTATATACATGCTACAACACATTTTATCATCCAAGTAACATGTCGTTATTTGTTGTTGGTAAAATGGAGCCAGAACAAATGATGGCCTTCATTCGTAAGAATCAAGCAGAAAAAACATTTGCTAAAGCGGCACCGATCAGACGCCATTTTCCTCAAGAAACAGCAGAAGATATCCTAAAGGAAAGTTCGATCGAAATGCCGATCAGTCGTTCAAAAGTGATTGTTGGGCTAAAAGGGCTGGATGAAGTACCTGTGGAGGGCAAAGCGTTACTGAAATACAAACTAACAGCGAATTTATTGCTACAGTTATTATTCGGAAATACGTCTCAAAACTATTTGACTTTGTATAACGAAGGTCTTTTGGATGACAGCTTTGGTTACGAATTTAGCTTAGATCGAAGCTTCCATTTTGCTGATTTTGGCGGCGATAGTGATTATCCTGAGCAATTGGCAGAACGCATTGAAGAAATTCTGTTGACGGTTGCTCAAAGTACGGAATTGACAGAAGAAAATCTTTCTTTATTGAAGAAAAAAATGATCGGTAAATATTTCCAATCACTAAATTCATTAGAATACATTGCCAATCAATTTTCACAATCACTTTATGGAGAAACAACATTGTTTGATACACCTGAAGTTATCGAAAGTATTCAATTATCTGATATCACAGAGCTCGCTGAAAAATTCATCGATCAAAAAGGGTTGAGCCGTTTTTATATGCACCCAAAAAAATAA
- the yfmF gene encoding EF-P 5-aminopentanol modification-associated protein YfmF: MPIALAQGVNLHVVPTEKYKTVRILVRFNTRLNKEIITKRTLLSSLLETNSLNYPDQVKLSGKLAELYGASFGINVNKKGNLHWLNVSMNFVNDRYLENTHVLEDAVDFIKEIIFYPNIIEGKFEAETFQREKENLLAYYESVSEDKQVYSSLALQNLYFSQSADQRIPSFGTRSDLENETAESLAAYHEQMLKEDQVDIFVLGDVDETTVATLFKALPFEDRSAGKADVFYTQPSRNVIEERSEQEKLAQSKLNLGYHTDIFYGDENYFALQIFNGVFGGFPHSKLFMNVREKENLAYYASSSIDTFRGFLSVQTGIDGKNRNQVLHLIAQELENIRQGNVTELEIKQTKAMLKNQYLLSLDNAGAVLETEYLDDLIPHLRLEDDEWIRRMEAVTLADVQRVAKRIQLQAIFFLEGEKTDA; encoded by the coding sequence ATGCCGATTGCATTAGCACAAGGAGTCAACTTACACGTTGTCCCAACAGAAAAATATAAAACGGTTCGTATTTTGGTTCGATTCAATACGCGTTTAAATAAAGAAATAATCACTAAACGAACACTTTTATCTAGTTTATTAGAAACAAATAGCCTGAACTATCCTGATCAGGTCAAATTAAGCGGCAAGCTAGCAGAATTATACGGTGCCAGCTTTGGAATCAACGTCAACAAAAAAGGCAACCTGCACTGGCTGAATGTTTCAATGAATTTTGTGAATGATCGCTATTTAGAAAATACCCATGTGTTAGAGGATGCAGTTGATTTTATCAAAGAAATCATTTTCTACCCAAATATCATTGAGGGCAAATTTGAAGCCGAAACATTTCAGCGGGAAAAGGAAAATTTGCTTGCCTATTATGAAAGTGTTTCAGAAGACAAACAAGTCTATTCTTCTTTAGCGTTGCAAAACCTTTATTTCAGCCAATCAGCAGATCAAAGAATTCCAAGTTTTGGCACTCGTTCTGATTTAGAAAACGAAACTGCTGAAAGCCTTGCAGCGTATCACGAACAGATGCTCAAGGAAGATCAAGTCGATATTTTTGTTTTGGGAGATGTGGATGAAACGACGGTTGCCACTCTTTTCAAAGCGTTACCTTTTGAAGATCGCAGTGCTGGTAAAGCGGATGTTTTCTATACGCAGCCTTCTAGAAATGTGATCGAAGAACGCTCAGAGCAAGAAAAACTGGCGCAGTCTAAACTTAATTTAGGCTATCACACGGATATTTTTTATGGAGATGAAAATTACTTTGCTTTACAGATTTTTAATGGTGTTTTCGGAGGTTTTCCACATTCTAAGTTATTTATGAATGTACGCGAAAAAGAGAATCTTGCCTATTATGCCTCAAGCAGTATCGATACATTCCGTGGATTTTTAAGCGTCCAAACAGGGATCGATGGTAAAAATCGGAACCAAGTATTGCACTTGATCGCACAAGAATTAGAAAATATTCGTCAAGGAAACGTAACTGAGCTTGAAATCAAACAAACCAAAGCGATGCTGAAAAACCAATATTTACTTTCTTTAGACAACGCTGGAGCTGTCTTGGAAACGGAGTATCTGGATGATTTGATCCCTCATTTACGTTTAGAAGATGATGAATGGATCCGTCGCATGGAAGCCGTCACGTTAGCAGATGTACAACGAGTGGCTAAGCGAATCCAGCTGCAAGCTATTTTCTTTTTGGAAGGAGAAAAAACGGATGCATAA